One segment of Tissierellales bacterium DNA contains the following:
- a CDS encoding GerMN domain-containing protein, whose translation MRKFLVVFMSIILMFSLVACSSSKDSSEEKEEILNDVESSEPKYDESESASEASEEETEGESTLEILDEDTENNVVEPAPETKEKEITLYFVNKDYIDTGDESLEKLIGEKRVIKFDSTPLEEAVVKELIEGAKNPKLSTVIPSNAQLINVEVADKTAFVNFAQEGLFGGSMQEIFTLNQIIKSLLELDSVDKVQFL comes from the coding sequence ATGAGAAAATTTTTAGTTGTATTTATGTCAATTATATTAATGTTTTCACTTGTAGCTTGTAGTAGCTCAAAGGATAGTTCAGAGGAAAAGGAAGAAATTTTAAATGATGTTGAATCATCTGAACCTAAATATGATGAAAGTGAAAGTGCTTCAGAAGCCTCTGAAGAAGAAACAGAAGGTGAAAGCACCCTGGAAATACTTGATGAAGATACAGAAAATAATGTTGTAGAACCTGCTCCAGAAACTAAGGAAAAAGAAATTACACTCTACTTTGTAAACAAAGATTATATAGACACTGGTGATGAAAGTTTAGAGAAACTTATTGGAGAAAAGCGAGTTATTAAATTTGATAGTACACCTCTTGAAGAGGCAGTAGTCAAAGAGTTAATTGAAGGCGCTAAAAATCCTAAATTATCAACAGTTATTCCTTCAAACGCTCAACTTATAAACGTAGAAGTTGCAGATAAGACTGCATTTGTAAATTTTGCTCAAGAAGGATTATTTGGTGGTTCCATGCAAGAGATTTTCACTTTAAATCAAATAATTAAAAGCCTTTTAGAACTAGATTCTGTAGATAAAGTACAATTTTTAA